TTTCTAATTATTATTGATAAATGAAGATTGTTTAAAATTTTATTTATAATAGAAAATAAAAGATATATTAATATACCCATAAAAAGATTTTAAAAACTTTGAATAAAAAATCTATTAAAAAATAGTATATATTGTGTTAAAAATTTTTATTTTTTAAAGATAAACCTTGCATTTTCTGGATATCTATATATTCAAATTAAAAATATGCGCTGAAATGATAGAGCTGGCGCTTCCATTCATTGTGCTATTAATATGGACCGCATCCAACAGTCTTATAAAGTCCATATCCGGCAGGATGAACAGTGATCTTATAGCCGTCACTGTTATAGGTGCAGGTATAATCCCGATGATAATGTCTTTGCTTTTTGATCCGGCAAAATTAAGCGATACCGTTTTATTTTTAGGAATATCATCAGGATTCTTCCTCGGACTTGGCTATATACTCTTCTATAAATCGTTAAAATCAGAAAATCTTGGAAGTGCTGGTGTAACAATAAACATGCAGCAGGTTATAATAATATCATTCAGCCTCTTTGTTTTAAAGGAAAGGGTATCATCACTGATACTGCCGGCCGTTATATTAATAATAACCGGGTCCCTGCTTGTGACGCTCCAGGGCAAATTCAGGATAAATAAATATTTATTGCTTGCAGCAATAGCAAATATCTCCTGGGGTATATATTATATGCCGTTATCATTTGCAATACTTTCGATAAGATCATCATATGTACCGCTTTTAATAGCAAGGATTTCAGGATTTGTAATAACTTTAATAGCATTTGAGTCCATATTTATGTATAAAAAAATAAGGGATAAAAAAGGCAATTTAGTACATTATAGTAAAAAATATAGAAACATAGTATCATACTCCTTTGGGCTTGCAGTTGTTGCAGGCATACTGGATGGCACTGGCAATGTATTCTATTCAATTTCAATATCCTCTGGATTCCTTGTTATAGCAGGTGCACTTGTTGCAATATTACCGGCCACTCTTGCAATTACAGGCTCACTAATATTTAAGGAAAAATTATCAATAAAACAGCTATTTGGTATAATTCTATCCATAGCCGGCGCTCTTCTTATCGTTTAAAAATAAACGTTGCCCATGGCCTTCTCTATCTCTATAACCACGCTTGATATCTCACGCCATGAGAAGTTCTGCCTCTTCTTTGAGCTGCCTGAATTAACAAGCCCTGAGAAAAATAAATTCCCCTTTTCATTGACTTTGATTGACAGGATCTTAACATTACTGTAGTTTCCAGAGCTTGAGAAAACCGTTACATTATAATCATACAAAAATGCATATGCAAGTGCCTTTTTTATGTCATCCATATTCATAACCATTCCGGGCTCGGGCTCAATCATCTTGCCATCCCTGAAGGTGACAAAGCTTATAATCATCTCTTATCGATTCATTATTGAATATTTTTATAAATATTTAACTTAAATTGATACAAGACCTTTAATATTTTTAACCATATAAAAGATTGTATAATATTTATTATTCAATGATTTTTTAACAAACTATAAATTTTTGTTTTTAATTATTTATCATGGCATGGAAGAAGATTCTGGGTGCAAAGGCCCTTGAAAATGCAGGAAACAGTCTTTCTGTGCGCATAGACAACGATACTGTTGTTTTTATAGCCAGGGTTGATGGAAAACTTTACGCAATGAATGGTATATGTACACATTTAAGGTGCATACTTGGAAAGGTAACCGATGATAAAAAGCATGTAAGATGCCCATGCCATCTTGCCGAATTTGAACTCGAAACAGGAAAGATGGTAAAGCCACCATACATAGCACCGGACTCACCAATGGAAAAGCTGGGTCTAAAGACATATAATATAAAGGAAGAGGATGGCTTCCTGCAAATAGATTATTAATTAAAATGATACAAATATTAATAAATAAAAATTTTATCATAAATTATGGGTATATTATTTAAACCTGATATAAACAATTCAGACATGGAGAAATTTATAAATAATAACAATTACCATGATGCATTTAAAAATTCAATAAAAGATCTAAATGGATTCTGGAAATCCCTTGCGTCTTTTTATGGCATAGAGCTAAATGGATCATACAAAAGAGGTGAAAATTTTATAGATTCATCATGGTTCAATGAAACAAGGATAAATTATACAGATCTTGTTTTAAAAAATAAAAATTTAAATGGTTATTCAATAATATATATAAATGAAAAATTAAACGAAAAAAGAATATCATGGAATGAGCTCTCAGTCATGGTTTATAATCTTGCAGGCTTCCTCATCGAGATTGGCTTAAAAAAAGGTGATGTCGTGGCAGGCTATATAAATAACAATCATTATGCCATAATATCTTTCCTGGCAGCATCACTTATAGGATGCACATGGACATGTGTATCGCAGGATTTTGGCCTTGGTGCTGTGATATCAAGATTCCAGCAGTCAAATCCAAAGGTTCTTATTGCATCACCATTTTATTACTACAATGGTGTATTTTATGATAAAACGAATGAAATAAAAAGAATTATCGTTTCTGTTAAATCAATAAAAAATGTTATAGTTACTGATAAGTGTGACATTGATTCATTTATATTTGATAATATAAGGTCATCAAAAAATGTCAATTCAAACACATTTTTTAACGATCCTTTGTGGATACTATACTCATCAGGAACCACGGGCATACCAAAGGCCATGGTGCAGAGCCAAGGTGGCATCATTCTTGAGCATATAAAAAGCCTGGGCCTTCATTTAAACATTTCAAAAAACAGCAGGTTTATGTGGCTGACAAACACAAGCTGGATGATGTGGAACTTTATGGTAAGCGGCCTGCTTCTTGGCTCGACATTGGTAATATACGACGGAAATCCATACTATCCGGGAAATGATGATTTCTGGAAGGCTATAAATAAAAACAAAGTCACCCATTTTGGTGCAGGGGCTCCATACTTCTCAGGTTTAATGAAATCAGGATATGATTTTAAATTTTATGGTGATTATATAGGATCAACCGGTAGTCCAATGCCGCCTGAGGTTTTTGATTATATATATAAAAACAATGATGTATGGCTATCGCCAATAAGTGGTGGAACAGACATTTGCACGGCATTTATCACGGCAAATCCACTATTACCTGTAATTCGTGGTAGAATGCAGTGTATAGCCCTTGGTGCAGATGTTTCATCATATGATGAAAATGGCCTTGAAACAAGAGATGTTGGTGAGCTTGTTATAAGACAGCCAATGCCATCAATGCCAATCTATTTTTTAAATGATCCGGGAAATAAAAGATATATCGATGCCTATTTTTCATATTTTAAGAACGTCTGGAGGCACGGTGACTGGGTAAAAATCTTTGATGACGGTTCAGTAATTATATATGGAAGATCTGATTCAACGCTGAATAAGAAAGGTATAAGGATAGGAACAGGTGACTACTACTCAATTTTAAATAAAATAGATCACGTCATTGACTCATTAATTGTTGGCATAGAGCTTGAAAATGGTGATTATTACATGCCGCTTTTTGTAAAGCTTGATACAGGAATCAACGATGATATAATAAAAAATATAAAAAACGAAA
This window of the Picrophilus oshimae DSM 9789 genome carries:
- a CDS encoding EamA family transporter, encoding MIELALPFIVLLIWTASNSLIKSISGRMNSDLIAVTVIGAGIIPMIMSLLFDPAKLSDTVLFLGISSGFFLGLGYILFYKSLKSENLGSAGVTINMQQVIIISFSLFVLKERVSSLILPAVILIITGSLLVTLQGKFRINKYLLLAAIANISWGIYYMPLSFAILSIRSSYVPLLIARISGFVITLIAFESIFMYKKIRDKKGNLVHYSKKYRNIVSYSFGLAVVAGILDGTGNVFYSISISSGFLVIAGALVAILPATLAITGSLIFKEKLSIKQLFGIILSIAGALLIV
- the sdx gene encoding sulredoxin is translated as MAWKKILGAKALENAGNSLSVRIDNDTVVFIARVDGKLYAMNGICTHLRCILGKVTDDKKHVRCPCHLAEFELETGKMVKPPYIAPDSPMEKLGLKTYNIKEEDGFLQIDY
- a CDS encoding acetoacetate--CoA ligase — encoded protein: MGILFKPDINNSDMEKFINNNNYHDAFKNSIKDLNGFWKSLASFYGIELNGSYKRGENFIDSSWFNETRINYTDLVLKNKNLNGYSIIYINEKLNEKRISWNELSVMVYNLAGFLIEIGLKKGDVVAGYINNNHYAIISFLAASLIGCTWTCVSQDFGLGAVISRFQQSNPKVLIASPFYYYNGVFYDKTNEIKRIIVSVKSIKNVIVTDKCDIDSFIFDNIRSSKNVNSNTFFNDPLWILYSSGTTGIPKAMVQSQGGIILEHIKSLGLHLNISKNSRFMWLTNTSWMMWNFMVSGLLLGSTLVIYDGNPYYPGNDDFWKAINKNKVTHFGAGAPYFSGLMKSGYDFKFYGDYIGSTGSPMPPEVFDYIYKNNDVWLSPISGGTDICTAFITANPLLPVIRGRMQCIALGADVSSYDENGLETRDVGELVIRQPMPSMPIYFLNDPGNKRYIDAYFSYFKNVWRHGDWVKIFDDGSVIIYGRSDSTLNKKGIRIGTGDYYSILNKIDHVIDSLIVGIELENGDYYMPLFVKLDTGINDDIIKNIKNEIVKDLGKRYVPDEVIQVPDIPETLSGKKMEVPVKRILSGYDIKNAYNKDSMVNPESMQFFIKFRERVMKMKPMKLK